A stretch of the Bartonella henselae str. Houston-1 genome encodes the following:
- the rpsJ gene encoding 30S ribosomal protein S10, with amino-acid sequence MNSQNIRIRLKAFDHRILDASTREIVSTAKRTGANVRGPIPLPTRIEKFTVNRGPHIDKKSREQFEMRTHKRLLDIVDPTPQTVDALMKLDLSAGVDVEIKL; translated from the coding sequence ATGAACAGTCAAAATATCCGCATTCGTTTGAAAGCGTTTGATCACAGAATTCTTGATGCGTCGACGCGTGAGATTGTGTCTACCGCTAAGCGTACCGGTGCGAATGTCCGTGGTCCTATTCCGCTTCCAACGCGGATTGAGAAGTTTACGGTCAATCGTGGGCCGCACATCGATAAGAAGAGCCGTGAGCAGTTTGAAATGCGTACACATAAGCGTCTTCTTGATATTGTTGATCCAACACCGCAAACAGTAGATGCGCTTATGAAGCTCGATCTTTCTGCTGGTGTGGATGTCGAGATTAAGCTCTGA